The DNA region CGATCATCCTCGCGGTATACCAGTCCGCCACCCGGAATTCCACCGCAAGGGGAACCCCCTGAAAACAAGAAAGCACATCCCGCAAATAGCGCCGATTCTCAGTTGTATAATGGAACGAATAGGGAAACTGGAATAAAACCGCTTCCAGCCTCCCGGCTTGCAGGACCGGTTCTATGGCTTCCCGGTATGTCTCCGCCTCAGCCTTCCAGTTATTGGGGTCAATTTTATGGGTCAGGCTCTGGTGCGCCTTTGCGGAAAAGCCCAAGCCCGGCCCCCCGTCAACCAGCATTTTTGCCAAATTTGCCGCCTTGGGCATGGAATAGTAGGTATAGTCCAGCTCGACCGTGTTAAACCGCTTCGCATACAGGGATAGATAGTCCTCTTTTTTGGTTCCCAGAGGGTACACCGGCCCCAGCCAGTCGGTATAATAAAACCCGCAGGTTCCCACCACAATTTTTGCCATACAATCCTACAAACCCTCTTTACAAATCGGCTAATTGCCTATAAAATTCACTCATGGTGATTAAAATAATCACCGGATTTTAACTGTAGATCAGGGCAATAGAGGCTGTCAATGGAAACCGAGGAAGAACGCTATAATTTTCTTCAAAAACGCTCCGGTTTATCAAAATTGGAGTTTGCCCGGAGCCTGGGGGTATCAAAAGAGCGGGGGTATTCCCTCTCAAAAGGCATTTACCACGCTTCCCGTGAAATTCTGGACAAATTGTCCTCGATATATAACGTCAACCTAAACTGGTTCCTTCTGGGGGAAGGCTCCCCCTTTGAGACCGAAAAAGTCGCTATACGGCTGCTTCGCCAGGAAGCCGCCGCCGGACGGGGCCGGGAGATAGAAGACTATGCCGAGGAGGAGACCCTCAAGCTCCCCCGATCCCTTGTCAGCCCCTACCGCCCGGAAAACTTGCAGGCCGTCTATGTCGCCGGGGATTCCATGATAGGCGAACACATCTACAATGGCGATGCGGTTATTTTTCACCCCGGCCAGACCGAAGGCAACGGCATCTATGTCCTGTCCCTGGACACCGCCCTACTGGTCAAACGGGTGTCCTTTGACGAGCTGCCCCGGTCAGTCTCCCTCATCAGCGCCAACCAAGCCTATCCCCCCCGACAAATAGTAGGGGAAGAACTGGAAAATCTGCGGATTGAAGGACGTGTGGTTACTTGCATTCATAAGGTTTGATGATATAATATGATTCACATAGGGTATTTTAGTGGCAGATAAAATTTCAATTAAGATTAACCAAGATGTACCAGATTCACAAATAAAAAAATGCGAATTTAAATTGCCATATTTTACAATATTAACTGGAAAGAATGGGACAGGGAAGACCCATTTAATAGAAGCAATAAATAATCAAAATTGTACTATTGTAAATGCAAATGACGGTAAAATATGCCAGAAAATAAAATACATCAAATTTGCTGCGTTACGTGCTGATATCAATGAAGTTTACAATTCATCTGAAATTCATAATGTATTCGAAAATATAAAAAATTCATATGATCAAGCGTTAGTAAACCATCCGAATAATCCAGAACCGATTGATATTATTAACGAAACAGTGGGAAATCTTTGTATGAACTTTGGTTACTCTCAAAATAAAATTAACAACTTAACAACTTTATTCGAGAAAGCAATTTTATCATCAGGCGGTAACTTTCGCAAATTAAATATTGATTATATATCAGAAAATTTTGATGTAACCTTATTAGAAAATAATAATGATTTGTTTATAGCAAATATCACAGGGATATTTTCATATTACCATCGAATGGAAATTGTTAATAAATTAAAAAAGATAGAAGCTACTGAAAAAAGGTATTCTAAAAATTTTTATTTATCTGATAGAGAGTTTGTCCAAAAATATGGAAAGGCGCCTTGGGACAGTATTAATACTGTTTTATCAGTGTTAGAATTGCCTTACATGGTAACAAAGCCAGAGCAATATGAAACTGATTTTGTGTTTCACTTAAAATTAAAAGATATTAGTACTGGCATTGAGATTAGTCCTTCAAAACTCTCAACCGGTGAACAAGTCTTAATGTCATTGGCAATGGCTAAATATAATTCAGGCAGAGACTTTGAAAAAATAGATTTGTTGTTGATTGATGAACCGGATGCCGGCCTTCATCCTTCAATGTCAAAAAAAATGATTGAAATATTAAAGCGAGATATAGTCGACAGCGGTATACCTG from Treponema primitia ZAS-2 includes:
- a CDS encoding AAA family ATPase; the encoded protein is MADKISIKINQDVPDSQIKKCEFKLPYFTILTGKNGTGKTHLIEAINNQNCTIVNANDGKICQKIKYIKFAALRADINEVYNSSEIHNVFENIKNSYDQALVNHPNNPEPIDIINETVGNLCMNFGYSQNKINNLTTLFEKAILSSGGNFRKLNIDYISENFDVTLLENNNDLFIANITGIFSYYHRMEIVNKLKKIEATEKRYSKNFYLSDREFVQKYGKAPWDSINTVLSVLELPYMVTKPEQYETDFVFHLKLKDISTGIEISPSKLSTGEQVLMSLAMAKYNSGRDFEKIDLLLIDEPDAGLHPSMSKKMIEILKRDIVDSGIPVIISSHSPTTIVAADNENIYEKERGISIPKQSTIQEAIEILTKDIPFLEVSMNQTRQIFVESEYDASSFDKISHIFCKNLNSLNLVFLPTKGKKENGANCENVKFILNRCKDNPNIYGIIDGDAKREQADNSKLLILGNGKRYAIENYILDPLLMGLWFIKIGKREPLHFDLTFSSYAETMNNLDEISAQKIINKVLTDIEMISGEKVTYLTFNNWTLSITNVFCKCQGHEAEGESYRKYDFLNPNISQYKGDYLKKEVIKSIWTDCYQYSPKEIYDTLKNIR
- a CDS encoding DUF72 domain-containing protein → MAKIVVGTCGFYYTDWLGPVYPLGTKKEDYLSLYAKRFNTVELDYTYYSMPKAANLAKMLVDGGPGLGFSAKAHQSLTHKIDPNNWKAEAETYREAIEPVLQAGRLEAVLFQFPYSFHYTTENRRYLRDVLSCFQGVPLAVEFRVADWYTARMIEGMRKQGAALVALDMPDLAKLPPALDVVTAPFAYIRLHGRNAGAWWGSDEVARYDYLYNERELEAWLDRIRRIEVQADRILVYFNNHARGQAVQNAQTLLEILKRAGLGEISG
- a CDS encoding LexA family transcriptional regulator, which codes for METEEERYNFLQKRSGLSKLEFARSLGVSKERGYSLSKGIYHASREILDKLSSIYNVNLNWFLLGEGSPFETEKVAIRLLRQEAAAGRGREIEDYAEEETLKLPRSLVSPYRPENLQAVYVAGDSMIGEHIYNGDAVIFHPGQTEGNGIYVLSLDTALLVKRVSFDELPRSVSLISANQAYPPRQIVGEELENLRIEGRVVTCIHKV